A genomic window from Nicotiana sylvestris chromosome 11, ASM39365v2, whole genome shotgun sequence includes:
- the LOC138881788 gene encoding uncharacterized protein, protein MNTVSQNLVSGIAYASDAHLVWNDLKEKFDKVNNVMIFQLHREIRTISQRTDYVDTYFTKLKKLWSEYDALVPSLGSDCVKSRDYIVHLHQQRLLQFLSGLNESYDQARRQILMKKTEPILNQAYALIIEDESKRSSPYSALAIKADASVLQAGRGTIPRGESVAMQAGRGQPYNGKKPFMRCDYCHKNGHLKKNCYKLVGYPGDFKTKRQVVANNATSVLEHKQQTQINGEKRASCDQVTGHFFTEDQYMQTLNMLNKDTFVPQVNMVGITTSLMTSCSNSKWIFGSGATYHIDVSLDLMHSKNKLKGEQKEQDLWSGRVRGIGKEKRGLICVREGRLRTGEAAAAALLTAGSAVRRLVAAGHEGRWGRGLTMIVHWWSGIGGETGFVLWLWGVAGLGHGGGSTTMVS, encoded by the exons ATGAATACAGTATCACAGAACCTAGTGAGTGGAATTGCTTATGCATCTGATGCTCATTTAGTTTGGAATGACTTAAAGGAGAAGTTTGATAAGGTTAATAATGTAATGATCTTTCAATTGCATAGAGAAATTAGAACAATCTCACAAAGAACAGATTATGTGGACACTTATTTTACAAAACTTAAAAAGCTGTGGTCGGAGTATGATGCCTTGGTGCCTTCACTTGGAAGCGATTGTGTGAAATCAAGGGATTACATTGTGCATCTTCATCAGCAGAGGTTGCTTCAATTTTTGAGTGGTCTCAATgaatcatatgaccaagcaaggAGACAAATCCTAATGAAGAAAACAGAACCAATACTGAATCAGGCTTATGCTCTGATTATTGAAGATGAGAGTAAGAGGTCAAGTCCATATTCGGCTTTAGCTATTAAAGCAGATGCAAGTGTTTTACAGGCTGGTCGAGGAACAATTCCTAGAGGAGAGTCAGTTGCTATGCAAGCTGGTAGAGGACAGCCCTACAACGGGAAGAAACCCTTTATGAGATGTGATTATTGTCATAAGAATGGAcatttaaagaaaaattgctATAAACTGGTAGGGTATCCAGGAGATTTTAAGACAAAAAGACAGGTTGTGGCTAATAATGCTACTAGTGTACTTGAGCATAAACAACAGACACAGATAAATGGAGAAAAAAGAGCAAGTTGTGATCAAGTAACAGGGCATTTCTTCACTGAGGACCAGTACATGCAAACACTGAATATGTTGAATAAGGATACTTTTGTGCCACAAGTAAACATGGTAGGTATTACTACATCTCTAATGACTAGTTGCTCTAATAGTAAGTGGATATTTGGTTCTGGTGCAACTTATCACATAGATGTCTCATTAGACTTAATGCATTCTAAAAATAAGTTGAAAGGTGAACAAAAGGAACAG GACCTTTGGAGTGGCAGGGTGAGGGGGATTGGTAAGGAAAAAAGAGGTCTAATATG CGTGAGAGAGGGTCGTTTGCGGAcaggtgaagcagcagcagcagcgctGCTTACCGCTGGGTCTGCTGTTCGTCGCTTGGTTGCTGCTGGACATGAGGGACGATGGGGACGGGGGCTGACTATGATAGTTCACTGGTGGTCAGGCATTGGGGGTGAGACTGGTTTTGTGCTGTGGTTGTGGGGCGTCGCTGGCTTAGGGCATGGAGGAGGTTCAACGACGATGGTGAGCTGA